The following nucleotide sequence is from Zingiber officinale cultivar Zhangliang chromosome 10A, Zo_v1.1, whole genome shotgun sequence.
TCGAGTTCGACCCCACCGACAGGCTGTTGGCCACCGCCGGCATCGCTAGGAAGATAAGGTTGTACAGCCTCGCCGGTTTGGTTTCGTCTGAATCCGAGCCGCGCGTATATGGCCACGCCACCGCCTGCCAGGTCTGCATCTGCGCGCCGGCGAAGCTCAGCAGCCTGCGGTGGCGGCCCGGATCCGACGGCCGCATCATCGGGTCGGGAGACTATGACGGCGTGGTCACCGAGTACGATGTGGAGCGGAGCGCGGCGGTGCTGGAGCGCGACGAGCACGGCGGCCGCCGCGTGTGGAGCGTGGACTACTCGGCGCGCGGAGAGCTCGGCGCCTCCGGGTCCGACGACGGAACCGTGCAGCTGTGGGACCCGCGGTGCGGCGGCAGCGGATGCGCGGCCGCCGTCATGCGCGCCGACGGTCCGGTCTGCTGCGTGGAGTTCGACCCCGAAGGCGGGCCGTGGGTCGCGGCGGGCAGCGCCGACAGCCGCGCGTACGTGTTCGACATCCGTGCGGCGGCGGCGGGCCCGGTGGCCGCGTTGGGCGGGCACGAGCGGGCGGTGACGTACGCGCGCTTCGCGCAGGGGGGGAGCCGCCTGGTCACGTCGGGGACCGACGGGACCCACCGGCTGTGGGAGTGGGAGCAGGGGAGGCAGGTGCGGGAATTCCGCGGCCACGCGAACGCCCGGAGCTTCGTCGGCATGTCAGTGTGGCGCGGCGCGGGGCTCATCGGATGCGGGTCGGAGAGCGACGAGGTTTTCGTGTACGACCTCCGCTGGGCGGACCCGATTTGGGTGCAAGGATTCGGGCGGCGGACGGAGGCTAGGAGCGACCAGAACGGGTTCGTCGGGGCGGTGAGCTGGAGGCAGCTGGCAGCTGACGGCGACAGCGGCGCGCTCGCCGCCGGCGGGACGGATGGAACCTTGCAAGTGTTCGCCGCAAGGAAGAAGGCACATATTCTTACCGATTGATCGATTCGATCGATtctgttttcctttttttttttttgcagtctTTATGTCACTGATTGGAGAAACGTATCGCGGATTATACATCACATTGTTTCGATTTGAAAATCCAGAATTCTAACTAGGATTGTGTTGCAAGATTTTGCTTTGAAAACAACTGCTCGTCGACGAACAGTTGGTCGATCGTGTGGTTGCTCGAtgcaagaaaaataaattatacggatccagatttaaaaaatattgttttttttaaatcgaTTCTAAGAACACAAATTTATGGAACAGAATATAGAGAAATTTATTGGAAAAACCCAGAAGCAGCCTTTGAAAAATCTGCCTATCTTTAATGCTCTGATTGGATTGACAAATACGGCTGCTATGTTAAAAAGATGAATACGTCCTACGTCCAGCGTCCTCGCCTTTTATCTTTAATGCTCAGACAAATACGGCTGCTCTTGATCACATAAGGCCTTTTTATCTCCAAAAATGAACTGGGGAGATAGCGTGAAATATTACGTCCATCAATTTCGGATAGAACAAGATTAATTTGCTAGGTCTGTCAATGTTCTGACACCGAATACTGAAGAGGGATGACAGTGAGATAAGGGGTCGGAACACATCGCCCGAGAATGAGATATGTACAGCAATCGAAACTGATCGACGCTCAATCAAGAAGAAGATATCAAACATGTTTTCACTGATCTTGAAGCCAAACaggattttttaagaatttttttcatGCTTTTAAAAAGTTCACTTTCTTTTATATTCTCTTTGTGTGTCACTAAAAAAGAGGGTTCTGTATGTTGATCCTTTTTGTTTGTAAAACACAAAAACAAAGTTAGTTATTTTCCTAAATACAAAAATATTGTTAGTAATTATTTTTGGCCTCTTGTATTCAACATGGTCAACAAGTAATAGAAGAGTGGAGGTTttctcttatttttggcatttttCTCTTATATCTTTCAACTCACTTGAAAAGAGTGGAGTTTTACGAAGGTTTCTATACAGAGTCCTCGTGCAGTTGTTCCAGTCATCTTCTATTTTTAACTGTTCATCACAACGATTTTGCACGttgttattgttttttttttccctttcattTTAAAACTCGTGTCAATTGTTAAATAAGTGAAATTAAGAACTATTGTATTTATTACGTTAAACACAATTGAACTATCACGAGTAGATCAGGGCAATTTCAAAACTAGTAAAATTAGTCCAAGCTGCTATTTTtcttatgttttatttttttactccGTTTTTTGTTTCATCGCAACCTAATGACATGAAAATAGAAGAGACATTGTGGAACAACTTTAGCTCCTTTTGATGTTTTCTTTAGTACGCACATGTCGAGAGCTACATCGATTCTCAtcctattaaaaattattcctttgATATCAGAAAAAGCTTaattattcatttttttaaataatataaaagtTTTGAGATCGAAATCAGTTGATAGATATTCATATatgcaaaaatttaaaaaattctttccaCCCATAGTTTAGATATTGAGAAATCGTTCCGTTTCATAATTATATTGATTATTTATGATTCCGCtatctatttatttttatatccaaaatttattttttaaaattttaatttttaatttttaatttttttctataaaattttatcGGAATTCTTTGAGCATAGGTATTATATTTGTAATACCATTTAGATATTATAACCCTCACATGATAAACGAACTCAAATATGCATGTACATTGGTTgactttttctaattttaatttatcataaatatcATCGTAAAGTTGAGTAGCAAAACCGACGATTTTAGTTAATTATAGTCAACGACCAAATTTGGAAACGGCACGGGCATTCCTCCGCCAACTTTGAGCCGAGTATATTACTATTCAGATACGGAGTCAAACGGCGGCCGGGCACACCTTCACGTTCCGGTCTCCGCTCCATGACGGCGGGCCCACACCATTCCCACCTCCATCTATAACCGGCGACGAAATTCAGAGCAACCAAATTGAGGTAGCCGCCGAACCAGTCGGTCCGATCCGGAAAAAACCACTGCGTTTCCTTTTCCAGAGGCTTTTTCAGTGTCCGAGATAGTCTCCGGAATATTCTTTAATTACTAAAATATTATTTGGCGTGCGAATCACGCATCTCCATCGCCGGCCACCCGTCGCCGCAGTATCCCTAAACCAGCGGCCACCTCCTAATTCTAAAAGTACCCGCCGCCCCGATTCGCCCGTCTATGTGGGACTGGTTGGATCAGTTTTTTTCCGCTTATGGAGTAGGTACATTGCGGGTGGAAAGGGAGTGTTGAATTTCAACTTAATCTGACCTTCACGAGTGTGCTTATCCGACGGTTTGTATTGCTCGATCACGTTGTCTGAGGGGAATCGTGCCCGTGCATTTTTTCTTCATACCCTTACCGGCCCCCTTAAAAAGGGTGTCCTCTCCTCCTCTCAGAACAAGCTACGCTGAAGGCGGTCTCTCGCTCGCTCGCTGATCTCTGCAAGTGGAAGGTAACGTTTCGATCCTTGCTGTTCCTTTGTGGATCTCTAATGGAGGCAATGATGGCAAAATCGATCTTTTTTGTTTGAAATCAATATTTTTggcttattattgttattattatttgggcTGGGGATGATTGCTTCTTCCGTTGATGTGAATTTTCGCTTAGGCATTTTTGCAGGGGGATGGCGAACAACGACATCGAAGGGATCCTGAAGCAACTGCCCGACGACGGGCGCTTGCCGAAGACGAAGATCGTGTGCACGCTTGGACCGGCGTCGAGGTCTGTGGCGATGCTGGAGAAATTGCTCCGCGCCGGCATGAACGTCGCTAGATTCAACTTCTCTCACGGGACGCACGAGTATCACAGGGAAACCCTCGACAACCTCAGAATCGCCATGCAAAACACTGGGATCTTGTGCGCCGTCATGCTCGATACCAAGGTCTCATTTTTCTGCTCTCGACCCTAATTTCTTAACTTGTTATTTTGATGAGTAACCGTCCTCTCATTTCTGGTCATATATTTTGAGTTTGCATTTTTGAAATTTATGAACTTCATGGAACTCATAAAGGGCATACTACATTGACCTTAATCGATGTTGACATCACAATCAGTTGGATAACAAGATTTGGAATTACGATGATGAcaatttctattatcttttgtccttctccctttccaCCCCAAGTATCCTGGCAAGAAATTCGAATGTTTCTTGGGCATCCTTTTACGTAACATTAGAAATCATTGTCGTCGTATACCTGTAATCTAACTACACTTACTTCTCTATTGAGCAATGCTCATCACTTGTGGAGGTCTGCTTGGATTGCATTCTGCTGCAGTCCTGCTCTTTCTAGAGCTCTTTGCCAGGAGTTAAATAGCTTTCGTTTCACCTAACTAAACTAATTACAGCGTCATTATTCTGATCAGGTTTAGTAAAGAAGCAGAATTATGGCGAACCGACAAGAACTTGTCATGTTATCTTTTATTTGTTGTtccttaagttaatttaaaatgtGCCATTCTCCTTTCTGATAATGGTGCAGAAAAATGAAAGAAATCATTGATAGAGATTTCTTTCATAAATTTCGGCCAGGCAAACTGGACTACAATCTACCGCATCTCATTTCCACTTGCTGCCATGCAATCTAATTCTGTACATTTCCATCATCTATGATGCAAACTAATGGTAAAAGACTGAATGAACATTTGGATGATATATTCTACTCTGCAATCAGTTTAGAAACAGAGCAACACCACATGAAAGTAACAAGGGCTCATCTATATACTGCAATAATCTCTTCTTTTCTTATTTCCTGGCACTTAGCATACTTATTCTGTGATTGTTCTTCTCTTTTGCAATCTATTCACTAATTGGAGTTCTTGTCTTGTTGAATgatttgtttgattgttttaatCTGTACTTTATTGCTAATTAGTGGTTAATATAGCAGATATGTATTAATGCTATTAAAAGATTTTCCCCTGTATGTACTTTCTTTGGTTTATTTGGAAGTGAGTTTGGAAGGTTTATTTTGTTCTACACACGGCTTTTCTCACCAGCTTGCCTTTTATTTTCGACAGGGTCCTGAGATTCGCACTGGCTTTCTGAAGGATGGCAAACCCATACAACTCACGGAGGGTCAAGAAATCACCATCAGCACAGATTACAGCATCAAGGGCGACGAGAACAGCATCTCCATGAGTTACAAAAAGCTTCCGGTAGACCTGAAACCAGGAAACACCATCCTGTGTGCGGATGGCACGATAACCCTGACCGTGCTATCGTGTGACCCTGCTGCCGGAACCGTGAGATGCCGGTGCGAGAACACCGCAAAGCTCGGCGAGAGGAAGAACGTCAACCTGCCCGGTGTCGTGGTGGATCTCCCCACGCTGACGGAGAAGGACAAGGAAGATATTCTGGGTTGGGGTGTTCCCAACAAGATCGACATGATCGCTCTGTCGTTTGTGCGCAAAGGATCGGATCTTGTCACCGTGCGGGATGTTCTTGGGCCTCATGCGAAAGCCATCAAGCTCATGTCAAAGGTCAGAACTTTACCATGCAGTGGCTGTTTGAATCCAAAACTACAACTAGTTGTTGACGATTATCTGCTCATTGTAGGTGGAGAATCAGGAAGGCGTCATAAATTTCGACGAAATATTGAAGGAGACCGATGCTTTCATGGTTGCTCGCGGTGATCTTGGCATGGAAATTCCCGTGGAGAAGATATTCCTCGCCCAGAAAATGATGATCTACAAGTGTAACCTCGCCGGGAAGCCCGTCGTCACAGCCACCCAAATGCTCGAGTCCATGATCAAGTCCCCTCGCCCTACCCGCGCCGAGGCCACCGACGTCGCCAACGCCGTCCTCGACGGAAGTGACTGCGTAATGCTCAGCGGCGAGAGCGCCGCCGGCGCGTACCCGGAGCTCGCTGTCCGGATCATGGCCCGGATATGCGTGGAGGCTGAGTCGTCCCTCGACTACGCGGCCATTTTCAAGCAAATGATACGGTCGGCGCCGCTGCCGATGAGCCCACTGGAGAGCCTCGCGTCCTCCGCCGTGCGCATGGCCAACAAGGCCAAGGCGGCGCTGATCGTGGTCTTGACCCGCGGCGGGACCACCGCCAAGCTGGTGGCCAAGTATCGGCCGCGGGTGCCGGTGCTATCGGTGGTGGTGCCAACGCTGACAACAGACTCGTTCGACTGGAGCGTGAGCGACGAGAGCCCCGCAAGGCACAGCCTCATCCACAGGGGGCTTGTGCCGCTGCTGGCGGAGGGCTCGGCCAAGGCCACCGACTCGGAGTCGACCGACGAGATATTGGAGGCAGCGCTCAAGTCGGCAGTGGCGAAGGGACTATGCAATCACGGTGACGCCGTCGTTGCCCTCCATCGCACCGGCATTGCTTCCGTCATCAAAATCTGCATTGTGCAGTAACAAGCTGctacaaattaaaattataagcCATCAGAGATAATTTATGTTGCTAAATTTTGCAGTGTTTTTTTGTCGAGTTTACAGTGGCAGTTGATGCAGCTTAGTTCGGGGGATAATTTAGTTTCTATAGGTATCAGACTGTTTGAAGTGTTCAATGGCTTGTGCATGATAGTGTGCAATTTGGAGATGGAGAGATCTTATCCACAGTGACAAGAGATGAATCctctttattactattttttttttgttataataaATTGAGGCTTCCATGAAAGGTGCTCAAATTAATCCCTCGCCTCAATAAATAAAAACCCTGCTGTCGGCCAATTTTGTGATGGAGCTATTTGCAAATATGTGTACTGAAGAGATAAGATAGAGAGGGCGCTTCAGCGGGTGGCCACAAGCAGCAGCAGAAGAAGATGGCGCTTCTGTGGCTACGAACTCCGTCACTCTCGCTAACCTGTCGTCTCCAAAACCATTGCCTTAAAACTCCGTACTCTTTCTTCTTCTGTTGCTGTTGATCCAGTTAACTCAAATCCGTTCCTCCTACAGGTTCATCTTTCTCTGCTTAATTCTTGTTACTTTTCCCTGCTCCATGCTTTTCACACAATTCGCAATTTAATCACAGTGGATGCCCATGTGATTCAGTAGTTTGCAGGGTTTCTGGCTACTGATTCTGGCTGTGCAGATGAGCATCTTAAACCAATCCATCAGTGCAACTAGGCAACCAGCATTACCCCTGAAACGTTCGTCTTCACTGGATGACTGTCAGAAGCTGCAAATGACTCTGCCATTTTGCAGAACTAGTTCTCTCAAAGCGACAACAAAGAAGCCCTCTGCCAGGAACACAATTCCACT
It contains:
- the LOC122027566 gene encoding WD repeat-containing protein RUP2-like; this encodes MNESPADSSEERAQRHWCFRLSSVVYPAAAAEASDAIGAVEFDPTDRLLATAGIARKIRLYSLAGLVSSESEPRVYGHATACQVCICAPAKLSSLRWRPGSDGRIIGSGDYDGVVTEYDVERSAAVLERDEHGGRRVWSVDYSARGELGASGSDDGTVQLWDPRCGGSGCAAAVMRADGPVCCVEFDPEGGPWVAAGSADSRAYVFDIRAAAAGPVAALGGHERAVTYARFAQGGSRLVTSGTDGTHRLWEWEQGRQVREFRGHANARSFVGMSVWRGAGLIGCGSESDEVFVYDLRWADPIWVQGFGRRTEARSDQNGFVGAVSWRQLAADGDSGALAAGGTDGTLQVFAARKKAHILTD
- the LOC122026153 gene encoding pyruvate kinase, cytosolic isozyme-like, with protein sequence MANNDIEGILKQLPDDGRLPKTKIVCTLGPASRSVAMLEKLLRAGMNVARFNFSHGTHEYHRETLDNLRIAMQNTGILCAVMLDTKGPEIRTGFLKDGKPIQLTEGQEITISTDYSIKGDENSISMSYKKLPVDLKPGNTILCADGTITLTVLSCDPAAGTVRCRCENTAKLGERKNVNLPGVVVDLPTLTEKDKEDILGWGVPNKIDMIALSFVRKGSDLVTVRDVLGPHAKAIKLMSKVENQEGVINFDEILKETDAFMVARGDLGMEIPVEKIFLAQKMMIYKCNLAGKPVVTATQMLESMIKSPRPTRAEATDVANAVLDGSDCVMLSGESAAGAYPELAVRIMARICVEAESSLDYAAIFKQMIRSAPLPMSPLESLASSAVRMANKAKAALIVVLTRGGTTAKLVAKYRPRVPVLSVVVPTLTTDSFDWSVSDESPARHSLIHRGLVPLLAEGSAKATDSESTDEILEAALKSAVAKGLCNHGDAVVALHRTGIASVIKICIVQ